The following are encoded in a window of Brevibacillus sp. DP1.3A genomic DNA:
- a CDS encoding peptide ABC transporter substrate-binding protein, with amino-acid sequence MKKGLAIATCLTLLFGVLAGCSNSSAPAQPTGSTTPTEATKTEPMVLKWSINSEPPSMDPGIAVDADSFDMIYAAFEGLTSYDLNGQLVNATAESFTNSPDYMNYTFKIRKDAKWSNGDPVTAHDFVYAIKRNLDPKTASEYAYQLYYIKGGEEYNTGKGKAEDVGVKAVDDYTVEFNLKSPTPFFRELTFFPTLFPLHQKTLEGNPKWADEAKTIVGNGPFIMDKWEHKSRIVFTKNPNYWDKDNVKLERIEIAMIEDNNTAFSMFENGDIDWGGYPASTLPTDAIPTLKDAGKLMVADNPGTQSVVFNTNKPPFNNKKIRQAFAYAINRQEIIDNILQTGVPAAYGWVPTSMGLKPDGYFKEDQAKAKALLEEGMKELGLSTFPTITYTFDSNDTNKKLAEALQDQWKKALGVDVKLYTAELKVYRDMRSQANFDMIRFQWGADFNDPINFLEMFRDKTGGNNHPDWENAKFKELIDKSYNEPDLDKRKQILLDAETILMDEMPLAPINFRGSPYVKNDKVKDFIIFPLGGAYFKYTSVNK; translated from the coding sequence ATGAAAAAGGGACTGGCAATTGCAACCTGTCTTACCTTGCTTTTCGGGGTACTAGCGGGGTGCTCGAACTCTTCCGCACCTGCTCAACCCACTGGCTCTACTACACCTACAGAAGCGACAAAAACAGAGCCGATGGTGTTAAAATGGAGCATCAACAGCGAGCCGCCTTCGATGGACCCTGGGATCGCCGTCGACGCGGATTCGTTTGACATGATTTACGCTGCCTTTGAAGGTTTGACCAGCTATGACCTGAATGGTCAACTCGTCAATGCTACGGCTGAGAGCTTCACCAACTCGCCGGATTACATGAACTACACCTTCAAAATTCGCAAGGACGCCAAATGGAGTAACGGAGACCCTGTCACCGCCCATGATTTCGTCTATGCGATCAAGCGCAACCTCGATCCGAAAACAGCGTCCGAGTACGCCTATCAGCTTTACTACATTAAAGGAGGAGAGGAGTACAATACGGGGAAAGGCAAAGCAGAGGATGTAGGCGTCAAGGCTGTAGACGACTACACCGTCGAATTCAACCTGAAGTCACCGACTCCGTTTTTCCGTGAGCTAACCTTCTTCCCGACCCTCTTCCCGTTGCATCAAAAAACGCTGGAAGGAAACCCAAAATGGGCGGATGAAGCGAAAACAATCGTGGGAAATGGTCCATTCATCATGGACAAGTGGGAGCACAAAAGCAGAATCGTCTTTACGAAAAACCCGAACTACTGGGATAAAGACAACGTCAAGCTCGAGCGGATTGAAATCGCTATGATCGAGGACAACAATACAGCGTTCTCGATGTTTGAAAATGGCGATATCGACTGGGGCGGCTATCCTGCCTCAACACTTCCGACTGACGCAATCCCTACACTTAAAGATGCGGGCAAGCTGATGGTCGCGGATAATCCGGGCACACAATCCGTTGTTTTTAATACAAACAAACCACCATTCAACAACAAAAAAATTCGCCAAGCCTTCGCTTATGCCATCAACCGTCAGGAAATCATCGATAATATTTTGCAGACGGGTGTTCCAGCCGCCTACGGTTGGGTACCGACTTCCATGGGATTAAAACCAGACGGCTACTTTAAAGAAGACCAGGCAAAAGCCAAAGCATTGCTGGAAGAAGGTATGAAGGAGCTCGGACTCTCGACCTTCCCGACTATTACCTATACCTTTGACTCGAATGATACCAACAAAAAACTGGCCGAAGCCCTGCAAGATCAGTGGAAAAAAGCACTCGGCGTCGACGTGAAGCTGTACACGGCAGAGCTGAAGGTGTACCGCGACATGAGATCCCAAGCGAACTTTGACATGATCCGCTTCCAATGGGGTGCAGACTTCAACGACCCGATCAACTTCCTGGAGATGTTCCGCGACAAAACGGGCGGAAACAACCACCCAGATTGGGAAAATGCCAAGTTCAAAGAGCTGATCGACAAGAGCTACAACGAGCCTGACCTCGACAAGCGCAAGCAAATTTTGCTGGACGCAGAAACGATTTTGATGGACGAAATGCCGCTCGCTCCGATCAACTTCCGGGGAAGCCCGTATGTGAAGAACGACAAAGTGAAAGATTTCATCATCTTCCCGCTCGGTGGGGCGTACTTCAAGTACACATCCGTCAATAAATAA
- a CDS encoding alpha/beta fold hydrolase yields MFKMYVDNEQFNLQINRFIHDYYEEDERASSDLKMIVPRLTDAESWYEAWREHAVMREDKQDYDLASAYYQAAEFYLLPSDPNKEIMYQKYRETFYKGFHDFDYESFQIPYENSYLPAIRLFTPGATKTLLVFGGYDSYMEELVKMMRFLRGIGYHIIVFDGPGQGTALKNGLKFIHSWEKPIAAVIDYFQLKRVSVLGGSWGGYLAMRAAAFEKRIDKVIAFNIFYCGLDALKIRMPDELWKKLTALLATDEAEQVNAMFEKMMEASIDVKWKITKGMENTGETTPFGLLKNFEKHTMEAIGALINQDVLLLAGEEDQYVPISRLPQIQRELCNAASITTKVFTRETGGEQHCQAGARHLAFDEMKKFL; encoded by the coding sequence ATGTTTAAAATGTACGTGGACAACGAACAGTTCAACCTGCAAATCAATCGTTTTATCCATGACTACTATGAAGAAGATGAACGGGCCAGCAGCGATTTGAAAATGATCGTTCCAAGATTGACAGATGCAGAAAGCTGGTATGAGGCCTGGAGAGAACATGCTGTCATGCGGGAAGATAAGCAGGATTACGATCTGGCTTCCGCCTATTATCAAGCAGCGGAATTTTATTTGCTGCCATCAGATCCGAACAAAGAGATAATGTACCAGAAATACCGCGAGACGTTTTATAAGGGATTCCATGATTTTGACTATGAATCCTTTCAAATTCCTTATGAAAATTCTTATTTGCCAGCGATCAGATTGTTCACGCCTGGTGCCACCAAAACCTTGCTAGTATTCGGGGGCTATGATTCCTACATGGAAGAACTCGTGAAGATGATGAGATTTTTGAGAGGGATTGGTTACCATATTATTGTGTTTGATGGTCCTGGACAAGGAACCGCACTAAAAAATGGGCTGAAATTCATTCATAGCTGGGAGAAGCCGATTGCGGCAGTCATTGACTACTTTCAGTTAAAGAGAGTCAGTGTGCTGGGAGGCTCATGGGGCGGATATTTGGCGATGAGAGCGGCCGCTTTTGAAAAACGGATCGATAAAGTGATTGCCTTCAATATTTTCTATTGCGGCCTCGATGCGCTGAAAATACGGATGCCGGATGAACTGTGGAAGAAGCTGACTGCCCTGTTGGCTACGGATGAAGCCGAGCAGGTCAATGCGATGTTTGAAAAAATGATGGAGGCAAGTATTGACGTGAAGTGGAAAATCACAAAAGGCATGGAAAACACAGGGGAGACAACGCCATTTGGCCTCTTGAAAAACTTTGAGAAGCATACGATGGAAGCGATTGGTGCATTGATCAACCAGGATGTATTGCTCCTGGCAGGGGAGGAGGATCAGTACGTTCCCATCAGCCGTCTGCCGCAAATTCAGCGGGAACTGTGCAATGCAGCGTCGATTACAACGAAAGTCTTTACCAGGGAAACGGGCGGCGAGCAGCATTGTCAGGCTGGGGCTCGTCATCTGGCATTTGATGAAATGAAAAAGTTTTTGTAA
- a CDS encoding TetR/AcrR family transcriptional regulator — MNEDVRVYKTKKSIASALVSLLKEKDFSQITIKDICTRSLTSKSTFYSHYTDKYDLLEKMVKYQADFFQKEMARRFVSIQHGNVAKVIEMIIDLTAANKTEVATLLNVHVPSADLSKEVELILYNACYSYLDKALSSPTVSVDYLAKLYVANAMVLLNWTLQNEKDMGAIQLASTMQQYIFERVQNGHPRIGTHS; from the coding sequence ATGAATGAAGATGTTCGCGTCTATAAGACCAAAAAAAGCATTGCAAGCGCGCTCGTCAGTCTGCTGAAGGAAAAAGATTTCAGTCAAATTACGATCAAGGATATTTGTACCCGCTCACTCACCAGCAAGTCCACTTTTTACAGCCACTATACGGATAAGTACGACCTGCTGGAAAAAATGGTCAAGTATCAGGCCGACTTTTTTCAAAAAGAAATGGCGCGTCGCTTCGTGTCCATCCAACATGGCAACGTGGCAAAAGTTATTGAAATGATCATCGATCTGACCGCGGCGAATAAAACGGAAGTTGCCACGCTGCTAAACGTGCATGTTCCCTCCGCTGATTTGAGCAAAGAGGTTGAGCTCATCTTATACAACGCCTGCTATTCTTACTTGGACAAGGCACTGTCTTCACCAACTGTCTCGGTTGACTATCTGGCCAAGCTCTACGTTGCAAATGCCATGGTGCTTTTAAACTGGACGCTGCAAAATGAAAAAGACATGGGCGCGATTCAATTGGCCAGCACCATGCAACAGTACATTTTTGAAAGGGTACAAAACGGTCATCCGAGAATCGGAACACATTCATGA
- a CDS encoding L-cystine transporter: MSTLLIIVNIVLLLLFIAGLYAMQKKHISFSKRVFVGLGLGILFGLILQYVYGAKSDVLKSTIEWYNIVGKGYVKLLQMIVMPLVFISILSAFTKMKLTNNIGKISTLIIGLLVGTTAVAAAIGISTTLTFNLDGAQFQQGDAESARIEQVEQRLGDIENLSTPAKILELLPANPFLDLTGDRATSTIAVVIFSAIIGVAYLGIKRKNPEQAELFAKIVDAFHTITMRVVTLILRLTPYGVLAIMIRVAATSDYNAIWQLGKFVVASYVAMIIMFIIHLLLLTFAGLNPITYVKKAFPVLTFAFTSRTSAGALPLNVKTQQSMGVPEGIANFAGSFGLSIGQNGCAGTYPAMLAIMVAPVAGIDPLTPSFILTLIAVVALSSFGVAGVGGGATFAALLVLSTMNLPIAIVGLLISVEPLIDMGRTALNVSGSMTSGLLTSRVTKELDTKVYNGTEHQSSVTV, from the coding sequence ATGTCGACGTTATTGATCATCGTAAACATTGTTTTGTTGCTCTTATTCATTGCTGGATTGTACGCCATGCAAAAGAAGCATATTTCTTTTTCCAAGCGGGTATTTGTCGGTCTCGGACTCGGGATTTTATTTGGACTCATTTTGCAATACGTATACGGAGCCAAATCGGACGTACTCAAATCCACCATCGAATGGTACAACATTGTAGGGAAAGGCTATGTGAAGCTGCTTCAAATGATCGTAATGCCACTGGTATTCATCTCTATTTTATCGGCTTTCACCAAAATGAAATTAACCAATAACATTGGGAAAATCAGTACGCTGATTATCGGACTTTTGGTAGGGACGACTGCTGTCGCGGCAGCGATCGGGATTTCGACTACCTTGACATTTAATCTCGACGGGGCACAATTCCAGCAGGGGGATGCGGAATCTGCTCGGATCGAACAGGTAGAGCAGCGCTTGGGTGATATCGAGAACTTGAGCACGCCAGCCAAAATTTTGGAACTGCTTCCTGCGAATCCTTTCCTCGATCTGACTGGAGATCGTGCGACTTCTACGATTGCCGTCGTGATTTTCTCTGCGATTATCGGTGTTGCGTATTTAGGGATAAAACGCAAAAATCCGGAGCAAGCTGAATTGTTTGCGAAAATTGTGGACGCATTCCATACGATCACGATGCGTGTCGTGACATTGATCTTGCGCCTGACGCCATATGGTGTACTGGCAATCATGATCAGAGTCGCAGCTACCAGCGATTACAATGCCATCTGGCAGTTGGGCAAGTTCGTTGTCGCTTCGTATGTGGCGATGATCATCATGTTTATCATCCATTTGTTGCTGTTGACGTTTGCAGGATTGAATCCAATCACCTATGTGAAAAAAGCATTCCCTGTCCTGACGTTCGCCTTCACTTCTCGTACGAGCGCGGGTGCTTTGCCGCTGAATGTAAAAACGCAACAAAGCATGGGGGTTCCTGAGGGAATTGCCAACTTCGCAGGCTCCTTTGGACTCTCCATCGGACAAAACGGCTGCGCCGGTACTTATCCAGCCATGCTGGCCATCATGGTGGCTCCAGTCGCGGGAATTGATCCGCTGACACCATCGTTCATCCTGACGCTGATCGCAGTAGTGGCACTCAGCTCCTTCGGGGTTGCAGGTGTAGGGGGCGGAGCGACCTTTGCAGCACTGCTCGTCTTGTCCACGATGAATTTGCCGATTGCCATTGTCGGTCTGCTCATCTCCGTTGAGCCGTTGATTGACATGGGCCGCACAGCGCTAAACGTAAGCGGAAGCATGACGTCCGGACTCTTGACGAGCCGAGTGACAAAAGAGCTGGATACAAAAGTATACAACGGCACAGAGCACCAATCGTCTGTGACTGTATAA
- a CDS encoding carbon-nitrogen hydrolase family protein → MKVAIAQLTATMDKTQNLQKAADYIAKAKAAGADCVILPEMYSAPATPKSGVTPAEVAEKLDGPFVSGLAELARENGVYVVCGVFESIEGDENRAYNTTVFLGREGQLLHAYRKTHLYDAFSYTESDFIAPGDNPYQVVETEFGKIGLMVCYEVRFPEIARQFALQGADILFVPAGWVAGAMKEDHWETLVRARAIENTMFVCAADQVGNIFAGRSMFVDPMGVVIASAGEEETLLITELDVSRIERVRGKLPSVANRRAELYTN, encoded by the coding sequence ATGAAAGTAGCCATTGCACAACTTACAGCGACGATGGATAAGACGCAAAATTTGCAAAAAGCAGCCGATTACATCGCAAAAGCAAAGGCAGCAGGGGCAGATTGTGTCATCTTGCCTGAAATGTACAGCGCACCTGCCACGCCAAAGTCGGGAGTAACGCCAGCAGAGGTAGCGGAAAAGCTGGATGGTCCATTTGTTTCCGGTTTGGCAGAGCTTGCTCGGGAGAATGGGGTTTATGTGGTTTGCGGTGTGTTTGAATCCATCGAGGGTGATGAAAACCGCGCCTACAATACGACTGTTTTTCTAGGCCGTGAAGGACAGCTGCTGCATGCGTACCGTAAAACGCATTTGTACGATGCCTTTTCCTACACAGAATCGGACTTCATCGCGCCTGGAGATAATCCATATCAAGTGGTGGAAACAGAATTCGGCAAAATCGGGCTAATGGTTTGCTATGAGGTGCGCTTCCCGGAAATCGCGAGACAGTTTGCGCTCCAAGGTGCCGATATTTTGTTTGTGCCAGCAGGCTGGGTAGCCGGAGCGATGAAAGAGGATCACTGGGAGACACTGGTTCGTGCGCGTGCTATTGAAAACACGATGTTTGTATGCGCGGCTGATCAGGTCGGAAATATTTTTGCCGGACGCAGCATGTTCGTCGATCCGATGGGTGTCGTGATTGCAAGTGCAGGGGAAGAAGAAACGTTATTGATCACAGAACTGGATGTAAGTCGGATTGAACGAGTACGGGGCAAATTGCCAAGCGTAGCCAACCGCCGAGCGGAACTGTATACCAATTAA
- a CDS encoding HAMP domain-containing sensor histidine kinase, with product MSIRIKLLLSYTGMLVISLLTFFVAASLFTIAATGDFNSFRDFYKVHYQLNPLTEQEENIFLELKYLAKNEPDQLQNQELLADYDFKLKTVRAGLYVRRESNQVFTSPTINQPELENSLPPYDLNNNQIRNTFNIGERFYAYAKFDFKFSDGAKGSVFVIRERSPFGEVIRKLLPMLVFLLLGVIVIANVLLYRWITRSVVKPLDLLRNSAENIKEGNLDFELHLQTKDEIGQLNEAFENMRKRLQESVRLRLEDEESRKELISNISHDLRTPITNIKGYIEGIRDGVADTPEKMDKYVNIIYSKAVDLDLLVDELFLYSKLDLKQVPFTFEHVDIVQFLDDCIDELHYDLEKKGITIQWNQRTAEGTLVIADLEKIKRTVLNIIGNSQKYMDKPEKIICVSVQADAHWATIEITDNGIGIPQEAIPHLFERFYRVEQSRNSSTGGSGLGLSIARQIVEGHGGRIWVESKQGVGTSLFFTLKRTHKQ from the coding sequence ATGTCCATCCGTATTAAGCTGCTGCTCTCTTACACAGGGATGCTAGTAATCAGCTTGCTGACGTTTTTCGTAGCCGCCAGTCTATTTACGATTGCAGCGACAGGCGATTTCAACAGCTTTCGCGACTTTTATAAAGTGCATTATCAGCTCAATCCGCTGACTGAACAAGAAGAGAATATTTTCCTTGAATTGAAATATCTCGCGAAGAATGAACCGGATCAATTGCAAAACCAGGAGCTACTTGCCGATTACGATTTCAAGCTCAAAACGGTACGAGCCGGCCTGTATGTACGCAGAGAGAGCAATCAAGTCTTTACCTCCCCAACCATCAATCAGCCCGAGCTGGAAAACAGCTTGCCGCCCTATGACTTGAACAACAACCAGATTCGCAACACGTTCAACATTGGCGAAAGATTTTATGCGTATGCCAAGTTTGACTTCAAGTTTTCGGATGGCGCAAAAGGCAGTGTCTTTGTGATCCGCGAGCGCAGTCCATTTGGTGAGGTTATCCGCAAACTGCTGCCGATGCTCGTGTTCCTCCTCCTCGGCGTCATTGTCATCGCAAACGTCTTGTTGTACCGCTGGATTACCCGCAGTGTCGTCAAGCCGCTCGATTTACTGCGCAATTCAGCTGAGAACATCAAGGAAGGCAATCTGGACTTTGAGCTCCATCTACAAACGAAGGACGAGATTGGACAACTGAACGAAGCGTTCGAAAACATGCGCAAACGATTGCAGGAATCAGTGCGGCTTCGCCTTGAGGATGAAGAAAGTCGCAAAGAGTTGATCTCCAACATCTCGCATGATTTGCGTACACCGATTACCAATATCAAAGGCTATATCGAGGGAATCCGCGATGGCGTAGCTGATACCCCGGAGAAAATGGACAAGTACGTGAACATCATTTACTCGAAAGCAGTAGACCTCGACTTGCTCGTCGATGAGCTGTTTCTCTACTCCAAGCTCGATCTGAAGCAAGTGCCCTTTACGTTTGAACATGTAGATATCGTGCAGTTTTTGGATGACTGCATCGATGAGCTGCACTACGATCTGGAAAAGAAGGGCATCACGATTCAGTGGAATCAACGCACAGCAGAAGGCACCCTGGTTATCGCCGATCTGGAAAAAATCAAGCGTACCGTCTTAAACATCATTGGCAACTCGCAAAAATACATGGATAAACCTGAGAAAATCATCTGCGTCTCGGTTCAAGCGGACGCTCATTGGGCCACCATTGAAATAACAGACAACGGCATCGGTATCCCGCAAGAAGCCATTCCTCACCTGTTCGAACGCTTTTATCGGGTGGAGCAATCCCGTAATTCTTCCACGGGCGGTAGCGGTCTCGGACTGTCCATCGCGCGCCAGATCGTCGAGGGTCACGGCGGCAGAATCTGGGTGGAGAGCAAGCAAGGCGTAGGCACGAGTCTGTTCTTTACGTTAAAACGTACCCACAAACAATAG
- a CDS encoding response regulator transcription factor, which produces MSSRILIIEDETTIAQLERDYFELNGFQVDLCHSGSEGLPLAINGDYSLIIVDLQLPGMDGFELCSQIRQVKEVPILIVSAKKEEIDKIRAFNLGADDYITKPFSPSELVARAKAHLTRYERLTARQPQPTNAEIHIRGLVIDKVSRRVYVRNQEVIFTTREFNLLEFLATHPNRVFNKNELFERIWGMDSSGDIATVTVHIRKLREKIEVDPSNPQYIETVWGAGYRFTV; this is translated from the coding sequence ATGTCTTCACGCATCCTCATCATTGAAGATGAGACGACTATCGCTCAGCTGGAGCGGGATTATTTTGAACTGAACGGCTTTCAGGTCGATTTATGCCACTCTGGCAGCGAAGGCTTGCCGCTTGCGATCAATGGCGACTACAGTTTGATCATCGTTGATTTGCAGCTTCCGGGTATGGACGGCTTCGAATTGTGCAGCCAGATCAGACAAGTCAAGGAAGTGCCGATCCTGATCGTCTCCGCAAAAAAAGAAGAGATCGATAAAATCCGCGCCTTTAATCTCGGTGCCGATGACTATATTACAAAGCCGTTTAGCCCAAGCGAATTAGTAGCCAGAGCTAAAGCCCATCTGACAAGATACGAGCGTTTGACAGCCCGACAACCTCAACCAACGAACGCAGAGATTCATATTCGTGGTCTCGTCATCGACAAAGTATCCCGAAGAGTCTACGTACGCAATCAGGAGGTCATTTTCACGACAAGAGAATTCAATCTACTTGAATTTTTAGCAACGCACCCGAATCGAGTTTTTAACAAAAACGAGCTGTTCGAACGAATCTGGGGCATGGATTCCAGCGGAGATATCGCGACCGTTACGGTGCACATTCGCAAGCTGCGTGAAAAGATCGAAGTCGATCCGTCCAATCCGCAGTATATCGAGACAGTCTGGGGTGCCGGTTACCGATTTACAGTCTAA
- a CDS encoding S-layer homology domain-containing protein, whose amino-acid sequence MKKFSNKIAIMMLATVMGTASLPYAALNVQAASTPLSAQEIQQAVTELSKLKVMQGSNIHNQVTRAELAKMVAHTFGLQGGKTDKSVTFTDVKANDWFYKYAVDLVSLDIMQAKDGQFDPRGTVTDAEFAQIVAKALKRDVKSVNYWAERFFSADSNVTRGEAAYLLNVARQAIPSEKAAITNVQSLNEITLIVKFDAPLTAENEAFAKAKEDFVFSDGLTLTNMPRLKTGSTNTYIVPTSVQKPGTTYTLTYKGKKAGTFAGNATKIDMTEVRQVTNDTFEVESLRANGVIDYGYVISAYSGGRGANALVLDQNNSADGKTYQIISSMQARQVTITPEGGQPIVAKYVPFTQSTDGKQEIKFRLPEGQVLTPGVTYTITSDWANIANPTFVAKEIAPLEISEAKAASETSITVTLTEDPGDELFSGRSVELTSADGEKLLATYKYSSRKGTTGVFDIQQDGKLKAGTTYTVTPVGDWAGKSSAELTVE is encoded by the coding sequence ATGAAAAAGTTTTCCAATAAAATCGCGATCATGATGCTCGCAACTGTTATGGGCACAGCATCCCTTCCTTACGCTGCACTGAACGTGCAAGCAGCTTCCACTCCTCTGAGTGCTCAAGAAATTCAACAAGCCGTTACTGAACTCTCCAAGCTGAAAGTCATGCAAGGCAGTAACATTCACAATCAAGTTACGCGTGCCGAGCTGGCAAAAATGGTTGCACACACCTTTGGCTTGCAAGGTGGCAAAACAGATAAATCCGTAACGTTTACAGATGTGAAAGCAAATGACTGGTTCTATAAATACGCGGTTGATCTGGTATCCCTTGATATCATGCAAGCAAAGGATGGCCAATTTGATCCACGTGGAACCGTGACAGATGCTGAATTCGCGCAAATCGTCGCAAAAGCGCTCAAGCGTGATGTGAAGTCGGTTAACTACTGGGCGGAACGCTTCTTCTCCGCAGACAGCAACGTTACTCGCGGTGAAGCCGCTTATCTGTTGAATGTGGCTCGCCAGGCAATCCCTTCTGAAAAAGCGGCCATCACGAACGTACAATCCTTGAACGAAATTACATTGATTGTGAAGTTCGACGCTCCGTTGACCGCAGAAAACGAAGCATTTGCCAAAGCAAAAGAAGACTTTGTCTTTAGCGATGGACTGACACTGACCAATATGCCACGTCTGAAAACAGGTTCTACCAATACCTACATCGTGCCGACATCGGTTCAAAAGCCAGGAACCACCTACACCCTGACATACAAAGGGAAAAAGGCGGGCACATTCGCAGGCAATGCAACCAAGATCGACATGACAGAAGTGCGCCAAGTAACAAACGACACGTTTGAAGTTGAGTCCCTGCGAGCAAATGGTGTCATCGATTACGGATATGTCATCTCTGCCTACAGCGGAGGGCGCGGTGCAAATGCATTGGTGCTGGATCAAAACAACAGTGCAGACGGCAAAACGTATCAAATCATTTCTTCCATGCAAGCAAGACAAGTGACCATTACACCGGAAGGCGGACAACCAATCGTTGCGAAATACGTGCCTTTCACACAATCAACAGACGGCAAACAAGAAATTAAATTCCGTCTCCCAGAAGGCCAAGTCCTGACTCCGGGCGTTACGTACACCATTACGTCCGACTGGGCGAATATCGCGAATCCAACCTTCGTCGCAAAAGAAATCGCTCCGCTCGAAATCAGCGAAGCCAAAGCAGCTAGTGAAACCTCTATCACCGTTACCCTGACAGAGGACCCAGGAGACGAGCTGTTCTCCGGACGCAGCGTAGAACTTACTAGTGCAGATGGAGAAAAACTGCTGGCGACGTACAAATATTCCAGCCGTAAAGGTACCACAGGCGTGTTTGACATCCAGCAAGATGGTAAACTGAAAGCAGGTACCACATACACGGTAACACCTGTCGGCGATTGGGCTGGCAAATCTTCTGCCGAGCTGACAGTCGAGTAG
- a CDS encoding ankyrin repeat domain-containing protein translates to MNWNTLLTSGEQQATQAVKVEMDKLNQALLTATSQGDKAAIERLLAEGADIDATDSRGRTSAMIAVHSAQLGIFNLLVERGANINIRDNNLDNPLLFASAAGQLAFVKASIAAGADTTITNRFGGTALIPAADRGHVEIVKELLTTSDVNIDHVNRLGWTALLEAVILGDGGKKHQEIVKLLIEHNANVNLADHDGVTPLGHAKKHGYKEMIEMLTQAGGK, encoded by the coding sequence ATGAATTGGAATACCCTCTTGACGAGTGGCGAGCAGCAAGCAACCCAGGCGGTGAAAGTTGAAATGGATAAGCTGAATCAAGCCTTATTGACAGCAACTAGTCAAGGAGACAAAGCAGCGATTGAGAGGCTGCTTGCAGAAGGCGCGGATATTGACGCTACCGATAGTAGAGGTCGCACTTCTGCTATGATCGCGGTCCACTCTGCTCAACTCGGCATTTTCAACTTGTTGGTTGAACGCGGAGCCAACATCAACATCCGAGACAACAACTTAGACAATCCCCTGCTCTTCGCAAGCGCAGCAGGCCAGCTCGCATTCGTAAAAGCCTCGATAGCAGCAGGTGCCGACACTACCATTACGAACCGTTTTGGCGGAACGGCCTTGATTCCTGCGGCTGATCGTGGACATGTCGAGATCGTCAAGGAACTGCTCACCACCTCTGATGTCAACATTGATCACGTCAACAGATTGGGCTGGACCGCTCTCTTAGAAGCAGTGATTTTGGGCGATGGTGGCAAGAAGCATCAGGAAATCGTGAAGCTCCTGATCGAGCACAATGCCAATGTCAATCTCGCTGATCACGATGGTGTGACGCCTCTCGGGCATGCGAAGAAGCATGGCTACAAAGAAATGATTGAAATGCTCACACAGGCTGGCGGTAAATAA
- the speD gene encoding adenosylmethionine decarboxylase, translating into MEQKTEQNVTLHGFNNLTKSLSFNMYDICYTKTKAEREAYIEYIDEQYNAERLTNILKNVSNIIGAHVLNVAQQDYVPQGASVTFLVSEGPVVEVPTESYEESPGPLPENVVLQLDKSHITVHTYPEYHPTEGISTFRADIDVSTCGEISPLKALNYLIRSFDTDLMTIDYRVRGFTRDIHGYKLFIDHDISSIQNYIPEEIKELFHMIDVNVYQDNIFHTKCKRRQFDLNNYLFGYTKEKLTPEEQEDITEQLQIEMDEIYYGKNIVN; encoded by the coding sequence TTGGAACAAAAAACAGAACAAAACGTTACGCTGCATGGCTTCAACAATTTGACCAAGTCACTCAGCTTCAACATGTACGATATTTGCTACACGAAAACAAAAGCGGAACGGGAAGCGTATATCGAATACATAGATGAACAATACAATGCCGAGCGTTTGACGAATATCCTGAAAAACGTGTCGAATATTATCGGCGCACACGTACTGAATGTCGCGCAACAAGATTATGTACCACAAGGTGCGAGCGTCACTTTTCTTGTATCCGAGGGGCCAGTCGTAGAAGTCCCTACTGAATCTTATGAGGAATCCCCCGGACCTTTACCTGAAAATGTGGTGCTGCAATTGGACAAGAGTCATATTACGGTGCATACATACCCTGAGTACCATCCAACGGAGGGCATAAGTACGTTCCGGGCTGATATTGACGTCTCGACCTGTGGCGAGATTTCTCCGCTCAAAGCACTCAATTATTTAATTCGTTCGTTTGATACAGACTTGATGACGATCGATTACAGGGTGCGTGGATTTACCCGGGATATACATGGATACAAGCTGTTTATCGATCACGACATCAGTTCGATCCAAAATTATATTCCCGAGGAAATTAAGGAATTGTTCCACATGATTGATGTGAATGTGTACCAAGATAATATTTTCCATACCAAATGCAAGCGCAGGCAATTTGATCTGAACAATTATTTGTTCGGATACACGAAGGAAAAGCTGACACCGGAGGAGCAGGAGGATATTACGGAGCAATTGCAAATAGAGATGGACGAGATTTACTATGGGAAAAATATTGTGAATTAA